One stretch of Oceanimonas pelagia DNA includes these proteins:
- a CDS encoding aldo/keto reductase, with protein MDTTVTLRATAGLPAVTLPAIGQGTWYMGEGLNPRNAEVRALQQGLDLGLTLIDTAEMYADGGAEQVVGEALKGRRDQAFLVSKVYPWNAGRRSAIAACEASLKRLGTDHLDLYLLHWPGSIPLEETLEAFERLQADGKIKRFGVSNCDLGEMQELAYTDGGDQCAVNQVLYHLGSRGIEYSLLPWQRERDLPTMAYCPLAQGGRLRRELFGHPELNAIAGDLGVTVAQLLLAWAIRPVNGRRDVLAIPKAVQPEHVQQNAEALTLQLSDEVLARLDAAFPAPKRKTPLDIV; from the coding sequence ATGGACACCACCGTCACCCTCAGGGCCACCGCCGGCCTGCCCGCCGTTACCCTGCCGGCCATTGGCCAGGGCACCTGGTACATGGGCGAAGGACTCAACCCCCGCAACGCCGAAGTCCGGGCCCTGCAACAGGGGCTGGATCTCGGCCTGACCCTTATCGACACCGCCGAGATGTACGCCGACGGCGGCGCCGAGCAAGTGGTGGGCGAAGCCCTGAAAGGCCGTCGCGACCAGGCCTTTCTGGTTTCCAAGGTCTACCCCTGGAACGCCGGCCGCCGCAGTGCCATTGCCGCCTGCGAGGCCAGCCTCAAGCGCCTGGGCACCGACCACCTGGATCTGTACCTGCTGCACTGGCCCGGCAGCATTCCGCTGGAAGAAACCCTGGAAGCCTTTGAGCGGCTGCAGGCCGACGGCAAGATCAAGCGCTTTGGCGTGTCCAACTGCGATCTGGGCGAGATGCAGGAGCTGGCGTATACCGACGGCGGCGATCAGTGCGCGGTGAACCAGGTGCTCTATCACCTGGGCTCCCGGGGCATCGAATATTCCCTGCTGCCCTGGCAGCGGGAGCGGGACCTGCCCACCATGGCCTATTGCCCCCTGGCCCAGGGTGGCCGGTTGCGCCGGGAGCTGTTTGGCCACCCCGAACTGAACGCCATTGCCGGCGATCTGGGCGTGACCGTGGCCCAGCTGCTGCTGGCCTGGGCCATTCGCCCGGTGAACGGCCGGCGCGACGTGCTCGCCATTCCCAAGGCGGTGCAGCCCGAGCACGTGCAGCAAAACGCAGAGGCCCTGACGCTGCAGCTCAGCGACGAGGTGCTGGCCCGCCTCGACGCCGCCTTTCCGGCGCCCAAACGCAAGACCCCGCTGGATATTGTGTAA
- the dctP gene encoding TRAP transporter substrate-binding protein DctP, translated as MRETCRRRWAGGLAGLLFMLAGPGQADEQAAPPVRVLRISTENTADHVQTQAIARFAAQLEQASQGRLRVQFHHSARLFRDRDVIAALTGGKVEMAVPGMWQLDRYVPDVGLYMLPLFYGLPAVQHYRVRDGHIGRRVSARIERDLGVVVPGRWLDLGYAHLYFTHGRVDRHAELAGLRIRIPGGAANRGRLEAFEAAPVLIPWPDLPDALAQDRVQGVLSTHETVRSAGLWDQGVRFGFEDREYFAQYVPMINARFWQSLPEDLRRLVRDSWEPVVDAQRSAAAEAQRQARRALQQQGIEIVSPGEADLLRWRRMARRQEPALIREMGVDPELVRQAERVVAD; from the coding sequence ATGAGGGAAACATGCCGCCGGCGTTGGGCCGGGGGGCTGGCCGGGCTGCTGTTCATGCTTGCCGGCCCGGGGCAGGCAGACGAGCAAGCCGCCCCGCCGGTCCGGGTGCTGCGCATTTCCACCGAGAACACCGCCGATCATGTGCAAACTCAGGCCATTGCCCGCTTTGCCGCGCAGCTGGAGCAGGCCAGCCAGGGCCGGTTGCGGGTGCAGTTTCACCACAGCGCCCGGCTGTTCCGGGATCGGGACGTGATCGCGGCGCTCACCGGCGGCAAGGTGGAGATGGCGGTACCGGGCATGTGGCAGCTCGACCGCTACGTGCCCGACGTGGGTCTGTACATGCTGCCGCTGTTTTATGGCCTGCCGGCGGTGCAGCACTACCGGGTGCGGGACGGACATATCGGCCGCCGGGTCAGTGCGCGCATTGAGCGGGATCTGGGGGTGGTGGTGCCCGGTCGCTGGCTGGATCTGGGGTATGCCCATCTGTACTTCACCCACGGGCGGGTTGACCGTCACGCCGAGCTGGCCGGGCTGCGCATTCGCATTCCCGGCGGCGCCGCCAACCGGGGCCGGCTGGAAGCCTTTGAGGCTGCTCCCGTGCTCATCCCCTGGCCCGATCTGCCCGACGCCCTGGCGCAGGACCGGGTGCAGGGGGTGCTCTCTACCCACGAAACGGTGCGCAGTGCCGGGCTGTGGGATCAGGGCGTGCGCTTTGGTTTTGAAGACAGGGAGTATTTCGCCCAGTATGTGCCCATGATCAATGCCCGCTTCTGGCAGTCGCTGCCCGAGGATCTGCGCCGGCTGGTACGCGACAGCTGGGAGCCGGTGGTCGACGCCCAGCGCAGCGCCGCCGCCGAGGCCCAGCGCCAGGCGCGCCGGGCGCTGCAGCAGCAGGGCATTGAGATAGTCAGCCCCGGTGAGGCCGATCTGCTGCGCTGGCGGCGCATGGCCCGCCGCCAGGAGCCGGCGCTGATACGGGAAATGGGGGTGGACCCCGAGCTGGTGCGGCAGGCCGAGCGGGTGGTAGCCGACTGA